The sequence AACTGGGACATTCCGATTCGCTATGAGGCGACCCCCACGGGCGGTGGATGCTCCGTGGGCTGCCACAGAACTTTGCGTTACGACCGGGTGAAGGCCGTTGAGCAGTAGCAGTTCCCATCTCCAGTCACTCCATTCAGGTCCAGCCGCTTTCCCTGTCTGCGCACCGGTCCCATGATGTTGCCGCGAATTTCCGTAGTCATACCGGTGAAGCCGGGAGGAGAGGTGCGCGCCCTTTCCGGGATTGCCCGCGCGACCTACCCCGAGGAGCTTTTGGAGGTGCTGGTCGCTTACGGGCGTCAGCCGAGCGTGCAGCGCAACATGGCGGCGCGGGAAGCGTGTGGGGAGATCCTCTACTTCCTCGACGACGATTCACAGGTCGCACCGGATTTCCTGGAGCGGGTAGCGCAGCACTATCAGGACGAAAGAGTTGCCGCGGTGGGCGGGCCGTCGCTCACGCCGGCCGGTGACAACGCACTTCAGCGCGCCATCGGCATCGCCTTCGCATCGAAGGTCGGGGGGGGCGGGGTGAGGAACCGCTACCGCAAGTCGGGGAGCGCGCGTTTCACGAGCGACAGCGAACTGATCCTTTGCAACCTGAGCTTTCGGCGCGGGATCTTTCTGGCACATGAAGGGCTCGACGAGAGGCTCTACCCTAATGAAGAAAACGAGCTCATGGATCGGCTGCAGCAGGAGGGGCATCTGCTCGTCCACGATCCGGAGCTGGCCGTAGTTCGCAGTCAGCGTCCCACCTACCGGGCCTATGTGAAGCAGATGTACGGCTACGGACGGGGGCGCGGCGAGCAGACGCTGATTGCCGGCAAGGTGAAGCCGGTTTCGCTGGCACCTTCGCTGTTCCTGATCTACGCGTTGCTGGTTCCCTTTCTGCAGTCGGCGTTTTTCGCGCTGCCGCTTCTGGGGTACCTGCTCGTCGTACTTGCCGCTTCGATCAAGGGAGCCTTCGACGGGCGGGATGCCGCGCTTTTCCCGCGGTTGCTGCTCGTCTATCCGACCCTGCACCTGGTTTACGGCGCTGGAGTTCTGCGCGGCCTGATATCCCCGCGCTACCGAGGCGGGCAGCAGACGCACTGGGAAGTCGAAATCCAACGCCTCAACGACATAAAACGTTCAACGTTCAGCGTTCAACGTTCGCCGGAGTGACTCGCGGAGCCGACAGATATGGCGCTGCTTCGCCGCCAGGATGGCACCCGTTGCCGCCGGGATTAAAACACGAAACTATAAATCGGACGTTGAACGTTGAACGTTGAACGGCCGTTCTGGGAGAAGATAGTGGATCTGAGCATAGTGGTGCCGATATTCAACGAGGAAGACAACATCCCGGTCCTGCACGATCGCATCAGCGAGGCGCTGATCGACACCGGGCTGGAGTACGAACTCATCCTGGTCGATGACGGTTCCTCGGACAATTCATACTCCGCGCTCAAGCGCCTCGCTTCCAAGGACGACCGGGTCAAGGTGATCCGTCTGCGCCGCAACTTCGGCCAGACCGCCGCCATGTCGGCAGGTTTCGATTCGGCACTTGGCAGGGTCGTGGTCCCGATGGACGGCGACATGCAGAACGATCCGCTCGACATACCGCTGCTTTTGAACCGCATCGACGAGGGGTTCGACGTGGTTTCCGGCTGGCGCAAGGACCGTAAGGACACCTTCGTGAACCGCAAGCTCCCCTCCATACTTGCGAACTCCATTATCTCGAAGATGACCGGGGTCCACTTGCATGACTACGGCTGCACCTTGAAGGCGTACCGTCGCGACGTCCTCGAGGACGTGAACCTCTACGGTGAGATGCACCGCTTCGTACCGGCGCTCGCGCACCAGGTCGGGGCGCGTGTCACCGAGATGCCCGTGCGGCATCACGAGCGTCTGCACGGCAAGAGCAAGTACGGCATCTCCCGCACCATGAAAGTCATCCTCGACCTGATGACGGTGAAGTTCCTGCTGAGCTACTCCACTAAGCCGATCCAGCTCTTTGGCCGCTGGGGGATCTACACCATCGTCGCTGGTATGCTGAGCGGCGCGGCCACGCTGTACATGAAGTTCTTCGAGCACACGAGCATGAACAGGAACCCGCTCCTAATCCTCACCGCCTTCCTGCTCTTCATGGGGGTGCAGTTCATCGTTCTGGGACTTCTGGCCGAGCTGAACGCCCGCACTTACTACGAGGCACAGCGCAAGCCGATTTACAACATCAAGGAAAAGCTCAACTTTGGCTAGCGAGCCACTGCGCGTACTGGTGCTGGCACCCACCCCCTTCTTTGCGGATCGCGGCTGCCACGTACGTATCCTCGAAGAGGCCCGCGCCGCCATGGCGTGCGGCGTCGAACTGCGCCTGGTGACATATCACATCGGGCGCGACGTCCCCGGCATCCCCACCGAACGCATCCCCGGATTCTCCTGGTATAAAAAGCTCGAAGCAGGCCCCTCTTGGGTCAAGCCCTTCCTTGACGTGCAACTGTTGTTCAAGGCATGGAAGGTAGCACGCGCTTTCAAGCCGCACGTAATCCACGCCCACCTTCACGAGGGCGCTTTCTTCGGTGCCTTCCTTAAGATGCTGCTCCGCATCCCCATGCTTTTCGACTGCCAGGGAAGCCTCACCGCGGAAATCACCGATCATGGCTTCGTAAA is a genomic window of Geomonas ferrireducens containing:
- a CDS encoding glycosyltransferase family 2 protein; protein product: MDLSIVVPIFNEEDNIPVLHDRISEALIDTGLEYELILVDDGSSDNSYSALKRLASKDDRVKVIRLRRNFGQTAAMSAGFDSALGRVVVPMDGDMQNDPLDIPLLLNRIDEGFDVVSGWRKDRKDTFVNRKLPSILANSIISKMTGVHLHDYGCTLKAYRRDVLEDVNLYGEMHRFVPALAHQVGARVTEMPVRHHERLHGKSKYGISRTMKVILDLMTVKFLLSYSTKPIQLFGRWGIYTIVAGMLSGAATLYMKFFEHTSMNRNPLLILTAFLLFMGVQFIVLGLLAELNARTYYEAQRKPIYNIKEKLNFG
- a CDS encoding glycosyltransferase, producing MLPRISVVIPVKPGGEVRALSGIARATYPEELLEVLVAYGRQPSVQRNMAAREACGEILYFLDDDSQVAPDFLERVAQHYQDERVAAVGGPSLTPAGDNALQRAIGIAFASKVGGGGVRNRYRKSGSARFTSDSELILCNLSFRRGIFLAHEGLDERLYPNEENELMDRLQQEGHLLVHDPELAVVRSQRPTYRAYVKQMYGYGRGRGEQTLIAGKVKPVSLAPSLFLIYALLVPFLQSAFFALPLLGYLLVVLAASIKGAFDGRDAALFPRLLLVYPTLHLVYGAGVLRGLISPRYRGGQQTHWEVEIQRLNDIKRSTFSVQRSPE